In the Oncorhynchus keta strain PuntledgeMale-10-30-2019 chromosome 14, Oket_V2, whole genome shotgun sequence genome, one interval contains:
- the lrrc74b gene encoding leucine-rich repeat-containing protein 74B — translation MVVGKKLAKESLLPSVLEDDDAETESERAQLGGIGSRPPSRPRKAFSRGSVDRQTVTRSGSGRHSSPEGEVSVRGERKEDEGEEEEEEEGSGVGDGDSQERGKECVITASDEDYDTDLELGDVKEAYDPTGQTRYREACRMFNVVPVSYFLKHMGNTELTMMHHGLGPQGTKALAVSLVTNTSLLKLNLRDNCMEGTGGAAMAEMLKENCYITEVDLGENRLGECGAQTLSSMLQENTTLVSLNMSGNELADRAAQHLAQTLTSNTKLETLDLSHNTIGDAAGQVLGHAIAENTGLKSLSLAWNCIRGKGAVALAKGLGANIFLRTLDLSYNGLGKDGAVALGEALKDNNTLEDLNISNNRIPPEGAIRFTMGLKVNKTIKKLNMGRNPIQTAGCYGVLKAIQGNAESAMECLDFSDITVNQDFEDLYVALKDIFPNIRVKHGGRIDTFRKPKA, via the exons ATGGTCGTTGGGAAGAAGTTGGCCAAAGAGTCCCTGCTGCCGTCTGTGCTGGAGGATGATGACgcggagacagagagcgagagagcgcagCTGGGTGGGATAGGGAGCCGACCACCCAGCAGACCCAGGAAAGCTTTCAGTAGGGGAAGTGTTGACCGACAG ACAGTGACCCGGTCAGGGTCCGGCCGCCACTCTAGCCCTGAGGGGGAGGTGTCAGTCAGGGGTGAGAGAAaggaggatgagggggaggaggaggaggaagaagagggcagTGGAGTTGGTGATGGAGACTcacaggagagggggaaggaatgTGTCATCACAGCTTCAGATGAGGACTATGACACAGACTTGGAGCTGGGAG ATGTGAAGGAGGCGTATGACCCGACGGGCCAGACTCGATACAGGGAGGCGTGTAGAATGTTCAACGTAGTCCCTGTATCCTATTTCCTGAAACACATGGGCAATACTGAGCTAACCATGATGCACCATGGCCTCGGGCCTCAA GGCACCAAAGCACTGGCGGTTTCCTTGGTAACCAACACTTCCCTCCTGAAGCTGAACCTCAGGGATAATTGCATGGAAGGGACTGGCGGGGCTGCCATGGCCGAGATGTTAAAGGAGAACTGTTACATCACAG AGGTGGACCTGGGGGAGAACAGGCTGGGGGAGTGTGGTGCCCAGACCCTGTCCAGTATGCTGCAGGAGAACACCACACTGGTCTCACTCAACATGTCTGGGAACGAGCTGGCTGACCGGGCCGCACAACACCTGGCCCAGACCCTGACCTCCAACACCAAGCTGGAGACCCTAGACCTCAGTCACAACACCATAGGAGATGCAGCAG GTCAGGTCCTGGGACATGCTATCGCTGAGAACACAGGGCTGAAATCATTGAGTCTGGCCTGGAACTGTATACGTGGGAAAGGAGCGGTGGCTTTGGCTAAAGGCCTTGGG GCCAACATATTCCTCAGAACACTGGATCTGTCTTACAACGGCCTGGGTAAGGATGGAGCCGTAGCTTTAGGAGAGGCTCTCAAAGACAACAACACTCTAGAGGACCTCAATATAAG TAACAATCGAATACCCCCTGAAGGTGCGATCCGCTTCACCATGGGCCTCAAAGTAAACAAGACAATAAAAAAACTCAAT ATGGGGAGGAATCCTATACAGACTGCCGGGTGTTACGGAGTCCTGAAAGCAATCCAGGGAAACGCAGAATCAGCTATGGAGTGCCTGGACTTTTCT GACATAACAGTGAATCAGGACTTTGAGGATTTGTACGTTGCCTTAAAAGACATATTCCCAAACATCAGAGTCAAACACGGAGGAAGAATCGACACATTCAGAAAACCAAAGGCCTAA